Genomic DNA from Aerosakkonema funiforme FACHB-1375:
TCGCAGTGCTTGATAAACGATCGTGTGTATACCTTGATAAATTTTTGATATGACTTGATAACCAGGAATATAAAGCATAGTTTAGTACCGATTTTGGTGTAGGCAAAAGCTTCAAATCTTTGTTCATCAGTTTGAATTTGACAGCGTACTTGAGCAGATGCGAAACGGAGACGGTGAGCTATGCGATCGCCATTTTAAAGAAGATTGAAAACTTCTTAATTTGCCTTATTTTTATGTTGGGCGATAAATTGTCTAATTTTACCTAAAAATAGATAAAATTATGTTGGCTAAGAAACTTTATCTGGCTTGTTTATAAGCAAAAGAAGATAGAACATTTTCAGCAGCAAATTCGGGATTTCCGATCGAATCGATCGAACTGATATTTTGATTTGCTAAATTTAGCACCTGATTTACCTCTTCTGGCTTGAGATAGGCAACGCGGAATAGCATTTTTTGCGCTCTTTGGCTGATGATATGCCACTCTCTACTAGCAAAGTTTAAATAGTCTTCTAGGTGGGCAATTTTTGACGGCTCGTATGCGCGAATTATTTCTTGTTTAAATCTCCTAATACCAGTAACGATCGATGACCATTCTAGACTGAGGGACTTGTGAGATTCTAGTATGTAATTTGTGGTTTCGCACAATGAATCAAAATCCTCTGCTAGACTGTTTGCTGAGGCAATATCTGTGTATATCCCTGTATTTTGTTGGGAATTTGTCCGCAGTTTCTTACCATAATCTACGAGAGAGCTACCGATATGAATTAATGCTCCCGATCCGGCAATAATTACCGATATCCCACTCAGGATAATTGAGATTGCCGTCGTGTTTGAGGAAAGAGCGCTAAGACACTCAAATCCAATTACCCCCGCACCGCTAATAATCAACAATGATGCTGCGAGAACGCCAGTAATCTTTTTCTGTATTTCTTGTTGAAGAGCTTTGCTTGTATCGGCAAGGTTGTCAACTACTTCGATGGGATTGGTGACCTTTTGGTTTAATCTTTCCAATTCACCAGAAAAATTATCTTTATCACTCTTAATTTTAGCATTAAAATTATGTAATGCTTGCACCATCTTCTGAGCCGTATCTTTTCTTCTTTTTGCTTCCATTTCTAATCGATCTAATAAAGCGATTAGGCGAAAAAAGGCATCGTTTTGTTTGTCAATTTTGGGAGCTATCTCAAGAAATTTTAGATAAAAATCTTGAAATAATTGGGCATAATTATCAATATCTGAGATCCCTGAAATAAGAGAAGGTGTCAGGGAATTTAAAATATGATTGGCGTGCCGATCGCATAATTCTCGATCAAAATTTAAATCGCTAGCAATTGCTTGGCAATCGTGCAAATTCAAGTTTAATTCCGATTGTTGGAGTATCCGTGTGGCGTATGTTTGCATTAATAGCAGAGCGCCGCTTGTTTTTGAGATATCGTCCTTTATGTATCTGGGTACGAGGAGGTTTTTAGCTACTTTTGATGGATTGATTGTTCTCGATAAAGTCATTGCGATTACCCTTTTTCAATTCAATTTAGAGAAGATACGATGTGTCTGATTCTTTTAAAAGTGGCTATAAAGTTAGAGCTGACGCAAGTGTTACAAGACAGAAACAGATTTCTAGGTATGTTGTTGCACTGTCTTCGCTTAAGCTCAACAATAGACCTCTGTGCGATCGCACACTCGTTCCTTCCAGCCAGCGAGTCAATTTTTTTCTCGCTGGCTGCGATTGCTTCAGTGAAAACACTGTATTTAGTTTGCACCACCTAACTGGATTGCACCACTCAACTTTTGCTATTTAAGATCGCAAGTTAAGATCGCAAGTTAGGATTTGCCCGAATTAGTTAACCAAACTACCTCCTGGCTTGGGTTTTGGCTATTTTTAACTTTTTGGGAGCGTGAAAGTTGAGCCCCTTAACTTGCTAAAATTTTGCTTATCTTGGGAAATTGAGTGAAATCGCATGATAGTCTTGCAACACCAACATAAAGAAAAGCGCAAACGCGGTGTAATCCTTACCCTACAAGGATTGCAGAAGTTAGAAGCAGCTAAAGCCGAGTCAGAATTCGAGGACAACAGCGGCAATCGGTATACTTTGGAACAAATGAGCGCTCGCACGCGGTTAGCCATCAATACCGTGATGAAGATCTACGCTCGCGAGGTAGGGGTCGATCGCAGCACCCTGAAAAGGTGCTTCAGCGCTTTTAATCTGGTTCTGGAGTCAAATGATTATTCCTGGGTGTTTCCGCAAGGTGAGGAAGTGGAAGAACCGGAAATCCCACAACCACAAGAAAAAGAAGAAAAAGACATGGAGCCGGAATTACCGGGGGGTCAAGTTCCCCTCAATTCGCCTTTTTATGTGGAGCGCGATTCAATCGAATCTGAGTGTTACAAGGCAGTTTTGCAACCGGGAGCGCTGATTCGCATCCAAGCTCCCCGGCGAATGGGGAAATCTTCCCTGATGGCGCGGATTCTTCAGAAAGCTGCCGAGCAAGGTTATCGGACAATTACGATCGATTTTCAGATAGCGGATAGAGAGATTTTTCAAGATTTGGATAAATTCTTGCGGTGGTTCTGCGCTAACGTCGGTTTGGGTTTGCAACTTCGCAATCAAATCGCGGATTATTGGGATGAGCTTTTTGGCAGTCAGGTTAGTTGCAAGATGTACTTCGAGCAGTATTTGCTACCATCAACAACCAAACCGATAGTGTTAGCTTTGGACGATATCGATCGCTTGTTTGCTTATCCCAACTTAGCGAGCGACTTTTTCGGACTTTTGCGAACTTGGCACGAGGAAGCCAAAAATCGGGAAATTTGGCGAAAACTGCGTTTAGTTGCGGTACACTCCACTCAGATGTATATCTCGCTGACTGCCAATAAATCGCCTTTTAATGTAGGACTGCCGATCGAACTACCCCCATTTAACAGCGAGCAAGTGCAGGATTTGGCCAAACGGCAAGGACTGGATTGGTCAGCCGAAGATGCCAAACAACTGACAGCTTTCGTAAACGGCAATCCCTATTTAGTACGATTAGCGCTTTATCATATCGGGCACGGGGATGTTACTCTAGAGCAAGTTTTGCAAACCTCTGGTATCTCAACGGGAATTTATGGCGATCGCCTACAACGAGAGCTGTGGAACTTACAACAAGAGCCAGATTTACTATCAGCTTTTGTGCGAGTTGTCAACAGCAACACACCTGTGGAGTTGGATTTTGTGGAGGCATTTAAGTTGCAAAGTATGGGATTG
This window encodes:
- a CDS encoding HBL/NHE enterotoxin family protein — its product is MTLSRTINPSKVAKNLLVPRYIKDDISKTSGALLLMQTYATRILQQSELNLNLHDCQAIASDLNFDRELCDRHANHILNSLTPSLISGISDIDNYAQLFQDFYLKFLEIAPKIDKQNDAFFRLIALLDRLEMEAKRRKDTAQKMVQALHNFNAKIKSDKDNFSGELERLNQKVTNPIEVVDNLADTSKALQQEIQKKITGVLAASLLIISGAGVIGFECLSALSSNTTAISIILSGISVIIAGSGALIHIGSSLVDYGKKLRTNSQQNTGIYTDIASANSLAEDFDSLCETTNYILESHKSLSLEWSSIVTGIRRFKQEIIRAYEPSKIAHLEDYLNFASREWHIISQRAQKMLFRVAYLKPEEVNQVLNLANQNISSIDSIGNPEFAAENVLSSFAYKQAR
- a CDS encoding AAA-like domain-containing protein — protein: MIVLQHQHKEKRKRGVILTLQGLQKLEAAKAESEFEDNSGNRYTLEQMSARTRLAINTVMKIYAREVGVDRSTLKRCFSAFNLVLESNDYSWVFPQGEEVEEPEIPQPQEKEEKDMEPELPGGQVPLNSPFYVERDSIESECYKAVLQPGALIRIQAPRRMGKSSLMARILQKAAEQGYRTITIDFQIADREIFQDLDKFLRWFCANVGLGLQLRNQIADYWDELFGSQVSCKMYFEQYLLPSTTKPIVLALDDIDRLFAYPNLASDFFGLLRTWHEEAKNREIWRKLRLVAVHSTQMYISLTANKSPFNVGLPIELPPFNSEQVQDLAKRQGLDWSAEDAKQLTAFVNGNPYLVRLALYHIGHGDVTLEQVLQTSGISTGIYGDRLQRELWNLQQEPDLLSAFVRVVNSNTPVELDFVEAFKLQSMGLVNLQGNQATVSCELYRQYFGDRFSNS